Proteins from a genomic interval of Staphylococcus debuckii:
- a CDS encoding LysR family transcriptional regulator → MKIMQLEYFLAVVRYNSFTRAAQFLHISQPSLTTAIKKMEADLGYPLFIRTTKELKITEKGIQFYKYAQSLVNHYHKTLERMYDLNISDEPRLKLSILESTSPWMALVIQQHHNAYQKQRYQIIEQHNMESIISSLLNFDVHFALSNEKIDRDTIVSVPLYNEPYVLIAPKDTIQSTTQKATDLQHLPLILTNRQYQVRKHLDEYFKQMNIHPNIVLEVDRFEAATTMVHRGLGYAIIPRFYYQSFSANQLSAIKITPIIERTIYINYLEQRKLSEIAKTLIDECINYWKIQ, encoded by the coding sequence ATGAAAATTATGCAATTAGAGTATTTTTTAGCGGTCGTCCGCTACAACAGTTTCACGCGTGCTGCTCAATTCTTGCATATCAGTCAGCCCTCTTTGACTACTGCAATTAAAAAGATGGAAGCTGATTTGGGTTATCCGCTATTTATAAGAACGACCAAAGAGCTGAAAATTACTGAAAAAGGCATTCAGTTTTATAAATATGCTCAATCTTTGGTGAATCATTATCACAAAACATTAGAGCGTATGTATGATTTAAATATTTCTGATGAGCCACGACTCAAGCTTTCTATTTTAGAATCTACAAGTCCATGGATGGCATTGGTGATTCAACAACATCACAATGCTTACCAAAAACAACGTTACCAAATCATAGAGCAGCATAACATGGAAAGCATTATTTCCAGTTTATTGAATTTCGATGTTCATTTCGCGCTCTCAAATGAAAAAATAGATCGTGACACAATTGTCTCCGTACCGCTTTATAATGAACCTTATGTATTAATCGCACCCAAAGACACTATTCAAAGTACCACTCAAAAAGCAACCGACTTACAGCATCTTCCATTGATTTTAACTAACCGACAATATCAAGTTAGAAAGCATTTGGATGAGTATTTCAAACAAATGAATATCCATCCCAATATTGTATTAGAAGTAGACCGATTTGAAGCGGCTACTACTATGGTACACAGAGGCTTAGGCTATGCTATTATTCCACGTTTTTACTATCAATCTTTTTCAGCTAATCAACTGAGTGCTATTAAAATTACACCGATTATCGAACGCACGATTTATATTAATTACCTGGAACAACGCAAACTGTCGGAAATTGCGAAGACTTTGATTGATGAATGTATTAATTATTGGAAAATACAGTAG
- the hutG gene encoding formimidoylglutamase: protein MYKQANPDLWQGRVDSETDKSQFRHFQTIELKDINETKVDEKAGTGILGYAVDKGVELNNGRVGAQEGPDAIRKAFGNLSVLTPCPVYDYGNVYHDHDHLIDTQEEYAELAAKMFKNHNYSFLVGGGHDIAYAQYLAMRKAYPDASIGVINIDAHFDTREAESSTSGTSFRQILEGDDNADYFVMGIQSASNTKHLFDYAEERGIEYVTADEILHEISPTIKDKIDHFINRHDVIMFTICMDVVDSAFAPGVSAPAVNGLTPHIILELSRRIVGHPKLVSISVAETNPLYDMDNRTAKLVALFLHNFIH, encoded by the coding sequence ATGTATAAACAGGCCAATCCAGATTTATGGCAAGGCAGAGTGGATAGTGAGACAGATAAATCGCAATTTCGCCACTTCCAAACAATTGAATTGAAAGATATCAATGAGACGAAAGTAGACGAAAAAGCAGGAACGGGCATCTTAGGATATGCAGTAGATAAAGGAGTAGAGCTGAATAACGGACGTGTCGGAGCGCAAGAAGGCCCCGACGCTATCAGAAAAGCATTCGGCAACTTATCTGTTTTAACACCATGTCCGGTATACGACTATGGTAATGTGTACCATGATCATGACCATTTAATTGATACGCAAGAGGAATATGCAGAATTAGCTGCAAAAATGTTTAAAAATCACAATTATTCTTTCTTAGTCGGTGGGGGACACGACATTGCTTATGCGCAATATTTAGCGATGCGTAAAGCTTATCCTGATGCTTCAATTGGTGTGATAAACATTGATGCTCACTTTGACACACGTGAAGCTGAATCTTCAACTTCAGGCACAAGTTTCAGACAAATTCTTGAAGGCGACGATAATGCTGACTATTTCGTTATGGGTATTCAATCTGCAAGCAATACGAAACATTTATTTGATTATGCTGAAGAACGTGGTATTGAATATGTGACTGCGGACGAAATTTTGCATGAAATTTCACCTACCATCAAAGATAAAATCGACCATTTTATTAATCGCCATGATGTTATCATGTTTACAATTTGTATGGATGTTGTGGATAGTGCGTTTGCTCCGGGTGTGAGTGCACCGGCAGTTAATGGATTGACACCGCATATTATTTTAGAATTATCTCGACGTATTGTCGGACATCCAAAACTTGTTTCAATCAGTGTGGCTGAAACAAATCCGTTATATGATATGGACAATCGGACTGCGAAATTAGTTGCACTCTTCTTGCATAACTTTATTCATTAA
- a CDS encoding CPBP family intramembrane glutamic endopeptidase, with protein sequence MNMKRISGFQWAMTIFVFFVLAFAFPLILKDFQAEVPFKRFVFDMSTLAPFIAAIICILVFKNKRAQIASLKLSLSFKVIERLLMAMILPLIIFIICMFIFNTYADSFIILQSKNLSVSIWTILIGHLCMAFFVEFGFRSYLQNIVETKMNTFFASIIVGVLYAIWNVNTTYSTEYTLYNLLYSFAFSMIIGELIRATKGRTIYIAVVFHTLMSFALVFFFSEEVGDLFSMKVIALSTAAVAATFIILSLIIRAALYYFTKDSLEEVDPDNYLDYPKDPEDDDIKTSPAAEQQAKEDTDPETTSAEKENPEEAPKEESHPTSTAVEDAEEEIKQTEENTDLDNKRSTFSKNNQRR encoded by the coding sequence ATGAATATGAAACGTATATCAGGTTTCCAATGGGCGATGACAATTTTTGTCTTCTTTGTACTTGCCTTTGCATTCCCATTGATTCTGAAAGATTTTCAAGCAGAAGTACCATTCAAACGTTTTGTCTTTGATATGAGTACTCTGGCACCTTTCATTGCAGCTATTATCTGCATATTAGTATTTAAAAACAAACGTGCTCAAATCGCGAGTTTAAAACTCTCACTCAGTTTCAAAGTTATTGAAAGATTATTAATGGCAATGATTTTGCCGCTTATTATTTTTATAATCTGCATGTTCATCTTTAACACATATGCAGACAGCTTTATCATTTTACAATCAAAAAATTTATCCGTTTCCATATGGACTATTTTAATCGGCCATTTATGCATGGCGTTTTTTGTAGAATTCGGTTTCCGTTCTTATTTACAAAACATCGTTGAAACGAAAATGAATACCTTCTTTGCTTCTATTATAGTAGGTGTTTTATACGCGATCTGGAATGTTAATACTACATATTCAACAGAATATACACTCTATAATCTGCTCTATAGTTTTGCATTCTCTATGATTATTGGTGAACTTATCCGTGCAACTAAAGGACGTACCATTTACATCGCAGTAGTTTTCCATACACTCATGTCCTTTGCACTCGTCTTTTTCTTCAGTGAAGAAGTCGGCGATTTATTCTCAATGAAAGTAATCGCCCTAAGTACAGCAGCCGTAGCAGCCACCTTTATTATCCTAAGTTTAATTATCCGTGCTGCGCTTTACTACTTTACTAAAGACTCATTAGAAGAAGTCGATCCGGATAACTATCTCGACTATCCGAAAGATCCTGAAGACGACGATATCAAGACTTCACCCGCAGCCGAACAACAAGCGAAAGAAGATACAGACCCAGAAACCACTTCTGCGGAAAAAGAAAACCCTGAAGAGGCTCCAAAAGAAGAGAGTCACCCTACTTCTACTGCTGTCGAAGATGCAGAAGAAGAAATCAAACAAACAGAAGAAAATACGGATCTTGACAACAAACGCTCTACATTTTCAAAGAACAATCAACGACGTTAA
- a CDS encoding ribose 5-phosphate isomerase A, which translates to MDIRALKLKTVEDAVTEIKDGMIVGIGTGSTIELLLPRIAELLNTGTQITGVCTSNKTALLAKELGIKIVDVNDVDYIDVAIDGADEFDADLNLIKGGGGALFREKVIDDMAERFVVIADETKFVDYLGQTFKLPVEVDKFNWMLVAKKITRDTEAKVSRRNVEDIPFVTDNGNYILDVELLPNTDAYAMHEYLIHLTGVLETGYFLDVADRVIIGTQDGVKILDRA; encoded by the coding sequence ATGGATATAAGAGCATTGAAATTAAAAACTGTTGAGGATGCAGTCACAGAGATTAAAGATGGCATGATAGTGGGCATCGGTACTGGGAGCACCATTGAATTATTATTGCCTCGTATTGCAGAATTATTAAATACGGGAACACAAATTACAGGTGTATGCACTTCGAATAAAACTGCGCTGCTCGCAAAAGAGCTTGGAATTAAGATAGTGGATGTGAATGACGTCGACTATATTGATGTAGCCATCGATGGTGCGGATGAGTTTGATGCTGACTTGAACTTAATTAAGGGCGGCGGTGGAGCACTCTTTCGTGAAAAAGTCATTGATGATATGGCAGAACGCTTTGTGGTCATTGCTGATGAGACGAAATTTGTCGATTATCTCGGTCAAACTTTCAAACTGCCAGTTGAAGTTGATAAGTTCAATTGGATGCTGGTGGCGAAAAAAATCACACGTGATACAGAAGCGAAAGTCTCACGCCGGAATGTGGAAGATATTCCGTTTGTTACTGATAATGGCAATTATATCTTAGACGTTGAACTGCTTCCGAATACAGATGCATATGCAATGCATGAATACTTGATTCATTTAACAGGTGTCTTAGAGACGGGATATTTCCTTGACGTGGCTGATCGCGTTATTATCGGCACACAAGATGGAGTTAAAATTTTAGATAGAGCTTAA
- a CDS encoding aldose epimerase family protein: MFTKVEHQRNGLDLIKIDNDETKIVFTNYGARIVTWKYEDNIIVLGNVVEADEFYQDNPYYFGASVGRYGGRIADGKFTLDGQTYQLEQNDPPNHLHGGSNGIDHRYFDYEIKDENGGYIQIIFTTVIKEADDHYPGDIKLKIVHTYDIDNRWTIEYYAESDQTTLFNPTNHVYFNLNRDNKEVDNHYFTSEKLGMHLLNEQNLPDARTPLDLVDLFDKHKIRLTEIFESEVPQFKAQIDKYNGLGHPFSIGEELVVENSQFLLKMQTDMPNVVVFTFNDTSEWDSDMNIYKPHSGFTLEAQSLPNDINILGKDAPSILPKDRAFYSRTTYQIIEKL; encoded by the coding sequence ATGTTTACGAAAGTGGAGCACCAAAGAAACGGCCTCGATTTAATCAAGATTGATAACGACGAAACAAAAATTGTATTTACGAATTACGGCGCAAGAATTGTGACGTGGAAATATGAAGATAATATTATTGTCTTAGGCAATGTAGTGGAAGCGGATGAATTCTATCAAGACAACCCCTATTACTTCGGCGCAAGTGTCGGTCGTTATGGCGGACGTATTGCAGATGGTAAATTTACACTTGATGGTCAAACATATCAATTAGAACAAAACGATCCGCCGAATCATCTGCACGGTGGTTCAAACGGTATCGACCACCGTTACTTTGATTATGAGATTAAAGATGAAAACGGCGGCTACATTCAAATCATTTTCACGACAGTGATTAAAGAAGCAGATGATCATTACCCGGGCGATATTAAATTGAAAATTGTACATACGTATGACATTGATAACCGATGGACGATTGAATATTACGCAGAGTCTGATCAAACAACTTTATTCAATCCGACAAATCATGTCTATTTCAACTTGAATAGGGATAATAAAGAAGTAGATAATCATTATTTTACGAGCGAGAAACTAGGCATGCATTTACTGAATGAGCAAAATCTGCCTGATGCACGTACACCTTTAGATTTAGTGGATTTATTTGATAAACATAAAATACGTCTGACTGAAATATTTGAGAGTGAAGTACCTCAATTTAAAGCACAGATAGATAAATATAATGGATTGGGTCATCCGTTCTCTATCGGCGAAGAATTAGTGGTCGAAAACAGCCAGTTTCTTTTAAAAATGCAGACGGATATGCCGAATGTAGTGGTGTTTACTTTTAATGACACGAGTGAGTGGGACAGTGATATGAATATTTACAAACCACATTCTGGGTTTACATTAGAGGCTCAAAGTTTACCGAACGATATTAATATTCTAGGCAAAGATGCACCCTCCATTTTACCGAAAGATCGTGCATTTTATTCTCGAACAACCTACCAAATTATTGAAAAACTGTAG
- a CDS encoding YnfA family protein, translated as MVYPILIFILAGLCEIGGGYLIWLWLKTAQSPLLGLLGGILLISYGIVATFQVFPTFSRVYAAYGGVFIVMSILWGYVFDKQTPDKYDVLGAIVCIIGVLIMLLPDRS; from the coding sequence ATGGTTTATCCAATTTTAATATTTATTTTAGCAGGGCTGTGTGAAATCGGCGGCGGTTATCTCATTTGGTTATGGTTGAAAACAGCACAATCACCGCTCTTAGGATTACTTGGAGGTATCCTTTTAATTTCATATGGCATTGTCGCAACTTTTCAAGTATTTCCGACGTTCAGCCGAGTTTATGCCGCTTACGGGGGAGTATTTATTGTGATGAGTATCTTGTGGGGATACGTATTTGATAAACAGACACCGGATAAGTATGATGTTTTGGGCGCTATTGTTTGTATTATCGGTGTCTTAATCATGTTGCTGCCTGACAGAAGCTGA
- a CDS encoding ABC transporter permease has translation MSKFWATFSLTYMNKIKSRAFIIMTVIIALLIIGGANANKIIDMFSGGPDKIGIVTDNQQVYQMVKSQSEKLEDKGTKFEHLSEQQALKNVKKEKLDKAYIISFKGQQIEGKIVSKDSVSNEAKQKLESILTPIQTQAIAKSVDLSPKDLQALQQKSKVTSQAIGKNAQQLSEQDKVANIIILYAGIMLMFFIIINYANQVAMEVATEKTSRVIEMVITSISPVKHIIAKILAIIAVAFSQIFIFAIVGVISIYLSDLKDVVKKFNMKITDVTMQLLIVGVICLVIGIISYTILGTILGSLATRIEDMNQALMPMTIVSFIAFYIAIFSLNTPETTLTKITSFIPLISPFVLFLRASTPELQLWEIIVSVILSLIVMVLLLWIAVRSYRDSVLTFEKGFFKGLKRAFKKS, from the coding sequence ATGAGTAAATTCTGGGCAACCTTCTCCTTAACTTATATGAATAAGATCAAGTCTCGTGCCTTTATTATTATGACAGTCATCATCGCCTTGCTTATTATCGGCGGTGCGAATGCGAATAAAATTATTGATATGTTCAGTGGCGGACCAGATAAGATTGGGATTGTTACAGATAACCAGCAAGTCTATCAAATGGTTAAATCGCAAAGTGAGAAGTTAGAAGATAAAGGTACAAAGTTTGAGCATCTCTCTGAGCAACAAGCACTTAAAAATGTGAAAAAAGAAAAACTAGATAAAGCTTATATCATTTCATTTAAAGGCCAGCAGATAGAAGGTAAAATTGTCAGCAAAGATTCAGTTTCAAACGAAGCTAAGCAAAAATTAGAGAGCATCTTAACGCCGATTCAAACGCAAGCAATTGCTAAAAGTGTCGATTTGAGTCCGAAAGATTTACAAGCTTTACAACAAAAATCCAAAGTAACGTCTCAAGCAATCGGTAAGAATGCCCAACAACTTTCTGAACAAGATAAAGTAGCCAATATCATTATTTTATATGCTGGTATTATGTTGATGTTCTTTATTATCATTAACTATGCTAACCAAGTGGCTATGGAAGTGGCGACTGAAAAGACATCTCGTGTAATCGAAATGGTGATTACCAGTATTTCACCTGTCAAACATATAATAGCTAAAATCTTAGCCATCATTGCTGTGGCCTTTTCACAGATATTTATCTTTGCCATTGTCGGCGTTATCAGTATTTATCTATCCGATTTAAAAGATGTCGTTAAAAAATTCAATATGAAAATTACCGATGTTACAATGCAATTATTAATTGTCGGCGTGATTTGTCTAGTAATCGGAATTATTTCTTATACGATTTTAGGAACAATTTTAGGCTCACTAGCTACTCGGATTGAAGATATGAACCAAGCGTTAATGCCAATGACGATAGTAAGTTTTATTGCTTTCTATATCGCCATTTTCAGTTTGAATACACCAGAAACGACACTAACTAAGATCACAAGCTTTATTCCGTTGATTTCACCGTTTGTATTGTTCTTAAGAGCTTCTACGCCCGAATTACAATTATGGGAAATTATTGTCAGTGTTATTCTTTCTCTGATTGTAATGGTACTCTTACTCTGGATTGCGGTTCGCAGTTATCGAGATTCAGTTCTTACTTTTGAAAAAGGTTTCTTTAAAGGATTAAAACGCGCATTTAAGAAGTCATAA
- a CDS encoding ABC transporter ATP-binding protein: MSLELKDVTKKYGNKTVVNDISLSLENGKMLGFLGRNGAGKTTTFRMILGLTPLTEGSITYNGNKMGEHMFNKVGYLPEERGLHPKMKVKDELRYLATLKGMPRKDFDQALDYWLNRFKIMENKEKKIEALSKGNQQKIQLLASLMHRPELLILDEPFSGLDPVNVELLKSAVKDLNEEGTTIIFSSHRMEHVEELCDDVCILNNGNLVLQGDIQSIKDQFELKKVVIETDKPLAELDEIEGVSQVNRSKREITITVENQAAAERVYEAVTRSGFVKRFQVLEPSIQDIFIDKVGDIHE; encoded by the coding sequence ATGTCATTAGAATTAAAAGATGTCACTAAAAAATACGGTAATAAGACAGTAGTGAATGATATTTCTTTATCGTTAGAGAACGGTAAGATGTTAGGATTTTTAGGGCGGAATGGTGCCGGCAAGACCACAACCTTCCGTATGATACTTGGTTTGACACCGTTGACTGAAGGTTCTATTACATATAACGGCAACAAGATGGGTGAGCACATGTTTAATAAAGTGGGCTATCTGCCTGAAGAACGCGGTTTGCATCCTAAGATGAAGGTTAAAGATGAATTACGTTATCTGGCTACTTTGAAAGGGATGCCGCGAAAAGATTTTGATCAAGCTTTAGATTATTGGTTGAATCGCTTTAAAATTATGGAAAATAAAGAGAAAAAAATAGAGGCTTTATCTAAAGGGAATCAACAAAAAATTCAATTGCTCGCAAGTCTCATGCATCGTCCTGAGCTGTTGATTTTAGACGAACCTTTCAGCGGTTTGGATCCAGTAAATGTGGAACTGTTGAAATCAGCTGTAAAAGATTTAAATGAAGAAGGGACTACTATTATCTTCAGTTCCCATCGAATGGAGCATGTTGAAGAGCTCTGTGATGATGTGTGTATTTTAAATAACGGCAACCTGGTGCTGCAAGGTGATATCCAATCTATTAAAGATCAATTTGAATTGAAAAAAGTAGTGATTGAAACAGATAAACCTCTTGCAGAATTGGATGAAATAGAAGGGGTCTCTCAAGTAAATCGTTCTAAACGAGAAATCACTATAACAGTAGAAAATCAAGCAGCAGCTGAACGCGTATATGAAGCAGTGACAAGAAGCGGATTTGTTAAACGTTTCCAAGTATTAGAACCTTCTATTCAAGATATCTTTATCGACAAGGTAGGTGATATTCATGAGTAA
- a CDS encoding DUF3169 family protein — translation MSNIKKNTLYLSKILLGVLVGGLIGFLFSFRSEIKLSAFLGTFEIQVSTGITILLVIICGIFMLKSLKKAYLYKQRSETLEDDADEYNQIYNRKFLQASWFFQGTIIITLFNMIFVAIFKESNNNQWGLTTIPLLISAAFAISYNVILPKIDSRLPKYNDSDYIGKTISAMDEGEKYISYSALFKLYHYNTAAIMMMIILLAFYSVATHTDQIIAMLVLLALYVFNIVFYYSKIGKYYEQ, via the coding sequence ATGAGTAACATAAAGAAAAACACGTTATACCTTAGCAAAATTTTATTAGGCGTATTAGTGGGCGGATTAATTGGTTTTCTATTTTCATTTCGCTCGGAAATTAAATTATCCGCTTTTCTAGGTACATTTGAGATACAAGTTAGCACGGGCATTACTATTTTATTAGTCATAATTTGCGGTATTTTCATGTTGAAGAGTTTGAAGAAGGCATATCTTTATAAACAAAGATCTGAAACTTTAGAGGATGATGCAGATGAATATAATCAAATATATAATCGGAAATTTCTGCAAGCAAGTTGGTTCTTTCAAGGAACTATCATTATTACATTATTCAATATGATATTCGTTGCCATTTTTAAAGAGAGTAATAATAATCAATGGGGATTAACAACAATCCCATTACTCATAAGTGCCGCTTTTGCAATAAGTTACAATGTTATTCTACCGAAGATAGATTCAAGATTACCCAAATACAACGATTCTGATTACATTGGCAAAACGATTTCAGCAATGGATGAGGGAGAAAAATATATTTCTTACTCTGCGTTGTTTAAACTCTATCATTATAATACCGCAGCGATTATGATGATGATTATTTTATTAGCTTTCTATTCAGTAGCAACACATACTGATCAAATCATTGCAATGTTAGTATTATTAGCACTCTACGTTTTCAATATTGTTTTCTACTATTCTAAAATCGGTAAATATTATGAACAATAA
- a CDS encoding helix-turn-helix transcriptional regulator: MRTRIKELRARDGYNQTQLAKKAGISRQTVSLIERNEFMPSVLTAAKIARIFGERIEDIFIFEEDDYE; this comes from the coding sequence ATGAGAACACGCATTAAAGAATTGCGAGCACGTGACGGTTACAACCAAACACAACTCGCTAAAAAAGCAGGGATTTCACGTCAAACAGTCTCTTTGATCGAAAGAAACGAATTCATGCCTTCCGTACTTACTGCAGCTAAAATAGCACGTATTTTTGGAGAACGGATTGAAGATATTTTTATTTTTGAGGAGGATGATTATGAGTAA
- a CDS encoding DUF805 domain-containing protein: MEKRVGFGRAFLLFWKNYFNFKGRARRAEFWWWTLWNFLIFSLLGLSSTISFFYWFANSFDGHKTAALNSAIIFLISAGLYLFLILATLIPNIALLIRRFHDTGRKMTVPICFIVATISYNFINPMVRTDAQHHGVLWIFVVLFLLIYVALAVYIFVITLLPSQPEDNKYGRGPAGKKFEQGHAPTSHKSYSESAAGSHHTHYE, encoded by the coding sequence TTGGAGAAAAGAGTAGGTTTCGGTCGCGCCTTCTTGCTTTTTTGGAAGAATTATTTCAATTTTAAAGGGCGGGCCAGACGTGCTGAATTCTGGTGGTGGACACTATGGAATTTTCTTATTTTTTCGTTGCTCGGATTAAGCAGTACTATATCTTTTTTTTACTGGTTCGCTAATTCGTTTGATGGCCATAAGACAGCAGCACTCAACTCAGCTATCATCTTTCTGATTAGTGCAGGACTATACCTTTTCTTAATTCTAGCAACACTGATACCGAATATCGCGTTATTAATTCGGCGATTTCATGATACAGGAAGAAAAATGACAGTACCCATTTGTTTTATCGTTGCTACGATCTCATATAACTTCATAAACCCTATGGTAAGAACAGATGCACAGCACCATGGTGTTTTATGGATATTTGTTGTTTTATTTTTATTAATCTACGTTGCCTTGGCGGTTTATATTTTTGTAATTACACTATTACCTAGTCAACCAGAAGATAACAAATATGGACGTGGCCCTGCTGGGAAAAAATTCGAGCAAGGGCATGCACCTACATCTCATAAGTCCTATTCTGAGTCAGCAGCTGGCAGTCACCACACACATTATGAATAA
- a CDS encoding DUF805 domain-containing protein, translating to MEKRVGFGESFVLFWKNYVNFQGRATRPEYWFMTLWSFIIFLPITFIAVIGMSMMIAGSANGSDGLIGIGAFIYFGLIIIVTLIGLAMLLPSIALLFRRFHDTGRSGKIYFFFLGYAIIGYILVIVAINASDAAAWSIILGVLVWLGYMAFAIYMFVITVLPSDPRDNKYGPVRGSARMQAGDANWRKE from the coding sequence ATGGAAAAACGAGTAGGCTTCGGGGAGTCTTTTGTACTCTTTTGGAAGAACTATGTCAATTTTCAAGGGCGTGCAACACGTCCAGAATATTGGTTTATGACTTTATGGAGTTTTATTATCTTTCTGCCTATTACATTTATCGCAGTTATTGGCATGAGTATGATGATAGCGGGTAGTGCAAATGGTTCAGATGGTCTGATAGGTATCGGTGCATTTATATACTTCGGTCTGATAATTATAGTGACTTTAATCGGCTTGGCAATGCTGTTGCCTTCTATTGCTTTATTGTTCCGTCGTTTTCATGATACCGGAAGATCAGGCAAAATTTATTTCTTCTTCTTAGGCTATGCCATCATTGGTTACATTTTGGTGATTGTCGCAATCAATGCTTCTGATGCAGCGGCATGGTCCATCATTTTAGGTGTCCTAGTTTGGTTGGGCTACATGGCTTTTGCGATTTATATGTTTGTCATTACTGTTTTACCGAGTGATCCAAGAGATAATAAATATGGTCCTGTAAGAGGGAGTGCTCGTATGCAGGCAGGTGATGCAAATTGGAGAAAAGAGTAG
- a CDS encoding DNA-3-methyladenine glycosylase: MDFINRTTPEIAKDLLGVKLTFDDGENQFSGYIVETEAYLGAIDEAAHTYNGRQTPRVQSMYKDGGTVYAHVMHTHLLINLVTQPAGTAEGILIRALEPEFITDQMIENRNGKEGIDLTNGPGKWTRAFNMTMELDGTRLNEGPLSIDVEARKIPVSIVESPRIGVPNKGEWTHKPLRFTVKGNPYVSRMRKSEMTAPDKTWKGQN; the protein is encoded by the coding sequence ATGGACTTTATCAATCGTACTACGCCAGAAATTGCAAAAGATTTATTAGGCGTGAAATTAACCTTTGATGATGGAGAGAACCAATTTTCTGGTTATATTGTGGAAACTGAAGCTTATCTTGGAGCGATTGATGAGGCAGCGCATACTTATAATGGCCGCCAAACGCCTCGCGTACAATCCATGTATAAAGATGGAGGAACTGTCTACGCTCATGTGATGCATACGCATTTATTAATCAACTTAGTTACTCAGCCTGCAGGTACCGCTGAAGGAATCCTTATCAGAGCGTTAGAACCTGAATTTATTACAGATCAAATGATAGAAAATAGAAATGGCAAAGAAGGCATCGACTTAACGAATGGTCCTGGCAAGTGGACACGCGCTTTTAATATGACGATGGAATTGGATGGCACACGCTTAAATGAAGGACCGCTGTCCATTGATGTCGAGGCACGTAAAATACCTGTTTCAATCGTCGAAAGCCCACGTATCGGTGTGCCGAACAAAGGAGAATGGACACATAAACCACTTCGCTTCACTGTTAAAGGCAATCCTTATGTCTCTCGCATGCGTAAATCTGAAATGACTGCTCCAGACAAGACTTGGAAAGGTCAAAATTAA
- the nrdG gene encoding anaerobic ribonucleoside-triphosphate reductase activating protein: MFEQLETGQGYIAKIERESFTDGEGVRCSVYVSGCPFNCKGCYNQASQRFTYGEPFDDEVLMTIIEACSPPYIAGLSILGGEPFCNLDTVEPIVQAFRKKFGKEKSIWIWSGFIFEALQKNKGRRGELLKEIDVLVDGPFMEKLYQPGLAYKGSLNQRIIDVQTSLKACNVVDY; this comes from the coding sequence GTGTTTGAACAATTAGAAACCGGACAAGGTTATATTGCTAAAATTGAAAGAGAAAGCTTTACAGATGGAGAAGGTGTGCGGTGCAGCGTCTATGTATCTGGTTGTCCATTCAATTGCAAAGGCTGTTATAACCAAGCATCCCAGCGCTTCACTTATGGCGAACCATTCGATGATGAGGTACTGATGACTATTATAGAAGCTTGTTCCCCTCCGTATATTGCAGGTTTAAGCATTTTAGGTGGAGAGCCGTTTTGTAATCTAGATACGGTAGAACCTATAGTTCAGGCCTTTCGAAAAAAATTCGGTAAGGAAAAATCTATTTGGATTTGGTCAGGATTTATTTTTGAAGCTTTGCAGAAAAATAAAGGCAGAAGAGGGGAATTGCTGAAAGAGATTGATGTACTTGTAGATGGACCATTTATGGAAAAGTTGTATCAACCTGGTTTAGCTTACAAGGGCTCGTTGAATCAACGTATTATTGATGTGCAAACTTCTTTGAAAGCTTGTAACGTTGTAGATTATTAA